From a single Okeanomitos corallinicola TIOX110 genomic region:
- a CDS encoding Uma2 family endonuclease: MTMVKVTTDQKLTLAEFLKLSNQDVNYEFVDDYAVPKVSPKFYHSSLQLTLGLLIRQWCKGKGRVLPEWAIILRRKGKDWCPVPDLTYISYQRLPKTWQYNQACPVSPELVIEIISPGQTMEEFINKSKDYFAAGVARVWIIDPEAISIRVFLSAIKSRVYTNEMLIIDDLLPGFELTVKQLFTEAELI; encoded by the coding sequence ATGACTATGGTGAAAGTAACTACAGATCAAAAACTGACTTTAGCAGAATTTCTCAAACTCTCAAACCAAGATGTAAACTATGAGTTTGTTGATGATTATGCAGTACCCAAGGTGTCACCAAAATTTTATCATTCTAGTTTACAGCTAACTTTAGGTTTATTAATTCGTCAATGGTGTAAAGGCAAAGGTCGAGTTCTTCCAGAATGGGCAATTATTTTGAGACGTAAAGGTAAAGATTGGTGTCCAGTTCCCGATTTAACTTATATTTCCTATCAACGTCTGCCCAAAACCTGGCAATATAATCAAGCTTGTCCTGTGTCTCCAGAATTGGTGATTGAAATTATTTCTCCTGGTCAAACTATGGAGGAATTTATTAATAAATCCAAGGATTATTTTGCAGCAGGAGTTGCACGGGTTTGGATAATAGATCCAGAAGCAATTTCTATTAGGGTGTTTCTCTCTGCTATTAAAAGTCGAGTTTATACTAATGAAATGTTAATTATTGATGATTTATTACCTGGGTTTGAGTTAACAGTTAAGCAGTTATTTACAGAAGCTGAGTTGATTTAA
- the ruvB gene encoding Holliday junction branch migration DNA helicase RuvB — protein sequence MPIFSSKKQSPEPNGQPKQNRRSAKESSQQPSTQENILQPEAAINEEGKQEESIRPQKFADYIGQKDLKDVLDIAIKAAKSRGEVMDHLLLYGPPGLGKTTMAMILASEMGVNYKLTSAPALERPRDIVGILVNLKPGDVLFIDEIHRLSRMTEEILYPAMEDYRLDITVGKGSSARTRSIPLSKFTLVGATTRVGALTSPLRDRFGLVQKLRFYEVDELSQIVLRTAELLKTPVNSEGATEIAKRSRGTPRIANRLLKRVRDYAEVKSFPEIDQHIAAEGLQLFQVDPCGLDWTDRKMLSVIIENFNGGPVGLETLAAATGEDTQTIEEVYEPYLMQIGYLSRTPRGRVATKTAYQHMGFTPPNEQLSLL from the coding sequence ATGCCGATATTTTCCTCAAAAAAACAGTCTCCAGAACCAAACGGACAACCAAAGCAAAACCGGAGGTCGGCTAAAGAGTCTTCTCAACAACCATCTACACAGGAAAATATACTGCAACCGGAAGCAGCAATTAATGAAGAAGGTAAGCAAGAAGAAAGTATTAGACCCCAGAAATTTGCTGATTATATTGGACAGAAAGATTTAAAAGATGTCTTAGATATTGCCATTAAAGCAGCAAAATCTAGGGGTGAAGTCATGGATCACTTGCTGCTATACGGTCCACCTGGGTTGGGTAAAACCACGATGGCGATGATTTTAGCATCGGAAATGGGGGTAAATTATAAACTTACCAGCGCTCCAGCTTTGGAAAGACCAAGGGATATTGTGGGGATATTGGTAAATCTCAAGCCCGGTGATGTGCTGTTTATAGATGAAATACATCGGCTTTCCCGGATGACTGAAGAAATTTTGTATCCAGCAATGGAAGATTATCGCTTAGATATCACCGTTGGCAAAGGTTCGAGTGCCAGAACTAGAAGTATACCGTTATCTAAATTTACCTTAGTGGGAGCGACAACCCGCGTCGGTGCTTTAACTTCACCATTACGCGATCGCTTTGGTCTAGTTCAAAAACTGCGATTTTACGAAGTTGATGAACTCAGTCAAATTGTTCTGCGGACTGCGGAATTATTAAAAACTCCCGTTAACTCAGAAGGAGCAACAGAAATCGCCAAACGTTCACGGGGAACACCGAGAATTGCGAATAGACTACTAAAAAGAGTCCGTGATTATGCGGAAGTAAAATCATTTCCAGAAATTGATCAACATATTGCAGCGGAAGGATTGCAACTATTCCAAGTCGATCCTTGCGGTTTAGATTGGACAGATCGGAAAATGTTAAGTGTAATCATTGAAAACTTCAATGGTGGGCCTGTGGGATTAGAAACTCTGGCCGCAGCGACAGGAGAAGATACCCAAACTATAGAAGAAGTTTATGAACCATATTTAATGCAAATTGGATATTTAAGTCGTACACCTAGAGGTAGAGTAGCGACAAAAACAGCTTATCAACACATGGGTTTTACACCACCTAATGAGCAGTTATCTTTGTTGTAA
- the hisF gene encoding imidazole glycerol phosphate synthase subunit HisF: MLSKRILPCLDVKAGRVVKGVNFVDLKDAGDPVELAKVYNEAGADELVFLDITATHEDRDTIIDVVYRTAEQVFIPLTVGGGIQTLENVKGLLRAGADKVSINSAAVRNPNLINEASDRFGNQCIVVAIDARRRLDPENPGWDVYVRGGRENTGKDVLQWAREVEKRGAGELLVTSMDADGTQAGYDLELTRAIAESVEIPVVASGGAGNCQHIHAALTEGKAEAALLASLLHFGQLSVKEIKDYLQERSVPVRLPF; encoded by the coding sequence ATGTTGTCTAAAAGAATTTTACCTTGCTTGGATGTCAAAGCGGGACGGGTTGTCAAAGGAGTTAATTTTGTAGACCTCAAGGATGCCGGTGATCCAGTGGAATTAGCTAAGGTTTACAACGAAGCTGGTGCTGATGAGTTAGTGTTTCTAGATATTACAGCTACTCATGAAGACCGGGACACAATTATTGATGTCGTTTACCGGACTGCTGAACAGGTCTTCATTCCGCTGACTGTGGGTGGAGGAATTCAAACCTTAGAAAATGTTAAAGGTTTGTTACGAGCCGGGGCTGATAAGGTTAGTATTAATTCTGCGGCCGTCCGTAACCCAAATTTAATTAATGAGGCGAGCGATCGCTTTGGGAATCAGTGTATTGTTGTTGCTATTGATGCTAGACGCAGACTCGACCCCGAAAACCCAGGTTGGGATGTGTACGTACGTGGTGGCAGGGAAAATACTGGTAAAGATGTCTTGCAGTGGGCGCGGGAAGTTGAAAAAAGGGGGGCTGGAGAATTGTTAGTTACCAGTATGGATGCTGATGGTACTCAAGCCGGATATGACCTGGAGTTAACCAGAGCGATCGCTGAATCTGTAGAAATTCCTGTAGTTGCTTCCGGTGGTGCAGGTAATTGTCAACACATTCACGCAGCATTAACAGAGGGTAAAGCTGAAGCTGCTTTGTTAGCCTCTTTGTTACATTTTGGTCAATTAAGTGTTAAGGAAATTAAAGATTATTTACAGGAAAGATCCGTACCTGTACGATTACCTTTTTGA